The following proteins are co-located in the Fusobacteria bacterium ZRK30 genome:
- a CDS encoding LPP20 family lipoprotein: protein MNIKKSILILAILTATAFGGCSAKETKPELGSNVNYEKVKEYPKWVIQPTYDKGIAGVGSAKMTDLGFDFARKEAMASARLDLGGQIRTKVDGLFKSYTSKIGVGESTSVDTLSENVTKELVSVDLKGASLKETWISPEDELFVLMTVDNERLIETTTKAINNPNNYTDENLKLKIKAESSQAELEKELNTYFGSSNDEDFPTVDKDVKEVEEETTETN from the coding sequence ATGAATATAAAAAAATCTATTTTAATTTTAGCTATTTTAACTGCTACAGCATTTGGCGGTTGTAGTGCCAAGGAGACAAAACCTGAGTTAGGGAGTAATGTAAACTATGAAAAGGTAAAGGAATATCCTAAATGGGTAATTCAGCCGACTTATGATAAGGGAATTGCCGGTGTGGGATCAGCCAAGATGACAGATCTTGGATTTGATTTCGCAAGAAAGGAGGCTATGGCCAGTGCAAGACTTGACCTGGGAGGGCAGATCAGAACTAAAGTTGACGGATTATTTAAGTCCTATACCAGTAAAATAGGGGTAGGAGAATCTACTAGTGTGGATACTCTTTCAGAAAATGTAACAAAGGAATTAGTGAGCGTAGACCTAAAGGGAGCTTCTCTCAAAGAAACTTGGATATCTCCTGAAGATGAATTGTTTGTTTTGATGACTGTAGATAATGAAAGGTTGATCGAGACTACAACAAAGGCAATAAATAATCCAAATAATTATACTGACGAAAATTTAAAATTAAAAATAAAAGCTGAATCTTCACAGGCTGAACTAGAGAAGGAATTAAATACTTATTTTGGCAGCTCTAATGATGAAGACTTTCCTACAGTGGATAAAGACGTAAAAGAAGTTGAAGAGGAAACTACAGAAACAAATTAG
- a CDS encoding LPP20 family lipoprotein — protein MKKLMILFLGVLMTITSFSKTLEGVGVGNSEVTAKKEALADLSSQIQVTIKSNFTSNKSLTNGQSNREVSSGISTISETNLLGVDFKVKKKWFRSEYTATATLDETKTSLYEKKANELRGLINSNYTQFSQTEDLNLKKNYLTSALKSYDEFDSYRNVAIILGSTKIYNLPYTKTQIKNDLQSLEKKINSDSLYSGVNILYVKSSGKFNGGSKEYFDNYFYSMLASISRENDDKVAVSSDNDSTVNTLVKVVLNSNHTSTKPAVYYNKKMITPESFVTTLNITVELYNKKKVENLLTISATGEGVDENSKEAAYEKAVKNGFEQMKEKLKKSLIK, from the coding sequence ATGAAAAAATTAATGATATTATTTTTAGGTGTTCTTATGACCATCACAAGTTTTTCTAAAACTTTGGAAGGTGTAGGGGTGGGGAACAGCGAGGTCACGGCGAAAAAAGAAGCCCTGGCAGATCTGTCCAGCCAGATACAGGTGACCATTAAGAGTAACTTTACCAGTAATAAAAGCCTGACTAATGGGCAGTCGAATAGAGAGGTTTCCTCTGGGATATCTACTATTTCAGAAACTAATCTTTTAGGTGTAGACTTTAAAGTCAAGAAAAAATGGTTTAGATCGGAGTATACTGCTACTGCTACCCTAGATGAAACAAAGACATCTCTATATGAGAAAAAAGCCAATGAGCTTAGAGGGCTGATCAATAGTAACTATACCCAATTTTCTCAGACAGAAGATTTAAACCTTAAAAAGAACTACTTAACTAGTGCTTTGAAGAGCTATGATGAGTTCGACTCATATAGAAATGTGGCTATCATATTGGGAAGTACTAAAATTTATAACCTGCCATATACAAAGACTCAGATAAAAAATGATCTTCAATCGCTGGAGAAGAAGATCAATAGTGACAGTCTCTATAGCGGGGTAAATATTCTGTATGTTAAGAGCAGCGGGAAATTCAATGGTGGTTCCAAGGAGTATTTTGATAATTATTTTTACTCTATGTTAGCGTCTATCTCGCGGGAAAACGATGATAAAGTAGCTGTCAGCAGTGACAATGATTCTACAGTAAATACTCTGGTAAAAGTGGTGTTGAACAGTAATCATACATCTACTAAACCAGCAGTTTATTACAATAAAAAAATGATTACCCCTGAATCTTTTGTAACGACACTAAATATTACAGTGGAATTATATAATAAGAAAAAAGTAGAAAATTTACTCACTATTAGTGCTACCGGAGAAGGAGTCGACGAAAATTCAAAGGAAGCTGCCTATGAAAAAGCAGTAAAAAATGGATTTGAGCAGATGAAGGAAAAATTAAAGAAGTCACTAATAAAATAA
- a CDS encoding 5'-methylthioadenosine/adenosylhomocysteine nucleosidase, with the protein MIGIIGAMHEEIIELKNMISNLEEEKILDITFFKGTLEGKDIVLVEGGIGKVNSSVCTTLLIDRFKVDQLIFTGVAGGTNPNIEVGDIVISNELIEHDFDCTAFGMKHGEIPRMETSIFKADKKLIKIAEKSALELFDQKNIYTGRIVSGDVFVAEPAKINWLRETFNSECTEMEGAAVAHVCHLFKIPFVIIRSISDKANDDAKTDFQEFVKLAAKNSKNLIVEMMKRV; encoded by the coding sequence ATGATAGGAATAATTGGTGCTATGCACGAGGAAATAATAGAATTAAAAAATATGATTTCAAATTTAGAGGAGGAGAAAATACTAGATATTACCTTCTTCAAAGGAACTTTAGAAGGAAAGGATATTGTATTGGTAGAGGGAGGAATAGGTAAGGTAAATTCATCTGTATGCACCACTCTATTGATCGATAGATTTAAAGTAGATCAGCTTATATTTACAGGGGTAGCAGGGGGAACTAACCCTAATATAGAAGTAGGAGACATAGTTATCTCAAACGAACTCATAGAGCATGACTTTGACTGTACAGCTTTTGGAATGAAACATGGAGAGATTCCTAGAATGGAGACTTCTATCTTTAAAGCCGATAAAAAATTGATTAAAATAGCAGAAAAAAGTGCTCTGGAATTATTTGACCAGAAAAATATTTATACAGGAAGAATAGTAAGTGGAGATGTATTTGTAGCTGAACCTGCAAAGATAAATTGGTTAAGAGAAACTTTCAACAGTGAATGTACAGAGATGGAAGGAGCAGCAGTAGCTCATGTGTGCCACCTATTCAAAATTCCATTTGTAATCATAAGATCTATCTCAGATAAGGCAAATGACGATGCTAAAACAGATTTCCAAGAATTTGTAAAATTAGCAGCTAAGAACTCTAAAAACTTAATTGTAGAGATGATGAAAAGAGTATAA
- the folK gene encoding 2-amino-4-hydroxy-6-hydroxymethyldihydropteridine diphosphokinase → MRWTRVYLSMGSNIGNKYYYLLGGIFAISQLKKTKVTAISKFYSTDPVGYLDQDKFLNCAIEIKTQLLPYELLRELQRIELKLKRVRKFRWGPRTLDIDIISFGNLKLNNKDLVIPHPRYKERNFVLIPLLDVIRDRGYIRSIIDYNDKSVRVQKKEKLLISSCLVGKKTSYKGSANYNYIVAELLKDRFEFVETCPEVEGGLSIPRLPAERNGDRVINVEGIDVTDEFEKGAEKALEKALKNDIKLALLKGKSPSCGIDTIYDGTFKRNIIPGNGMTADKLLLKGIDIIEVNKDEQ, encoded by the coding sequence ATGAGATGGACTAGAGTTTATCTCAGTATGGGATCTAATATAGGAAATAAATATTACTATCTTTTAGGAGGTATTTTTGCTATATCTCAACTAAAAAAAACTAAAGTCACTGCTATTTCAAAATTTTATTCAACAGACCCAGTAGGATACTTAGATCAAGATAAATTTTTAAATTGTGCAATTGAGATAAAAACCCAGCTGCTTCCCTATGAACTTTTGAGAGAACTTCAAAGGATAGAGTTAAAGTTAAAGAGGGTCCGAAAATTCAGGTGGGGTCCTAGAACTTTAGATATAGATATTATATCCTTTGGAAATCTCAAGCTGAATAATAAGGATTTAGTTATACCTCATCCTAGATATAAGGAAAGAAATTTTGTTCTGATCCCTCTTTTAGACGTTATTAGAGATAGAGGCTACATCAGATCTATCATAGATTATAACGATAAAAGTGTCAGAGTTCAGAAAAAAGAAAAACTCCTAATCAGCAGTTGTCTTGTTGGGAAAAAAACTTCATATAAAGGTTCAGCTAATTATAATTATATTGTAGCTGAACTTCTAAAGGACAGATTTGAATTTGTAGAAACTTGTCCAGAAGTAGAGGGAGGGCTTAGTATCCCCCGCCTGCCCGCTGAAAGAAACGGTGATAGAGTAATAAATGTTGAAGGTATAGACGTCACCGATGAATTTGAGAAAGGAGCAGAAAAAGCTCTGGAAAAAGCATTAAAAAATGATATAAAACTTGCACTATTAAAAGGAAAAAGCCCGTCTTGTGGAATAGATACTATATATGATGGAACTTTTAAGAGGAATATCATTCCCGGAAATGGAATGACAGCAGACAAACTTCTGCTGAAAGGAATAGACATAATCGAGGTGAACAAGGATGAACAATAA
- a CDS encoding type II secretion system GspH family protein gives MQDKKYGFTLIELLIVIAILGILATTLAPKLREQLAKAKDAKVVSFLGASRTGYQVLSMEKMINNSNDSVVPTVKLSEILDKLDTKASALINHEWGWLRVGGSKKNLTSELKYSDTVHLMSGSTHDTKNIFYESQSQPIDEVITLEPFSEYTHNNIEKYSTEGIQWNKY, from the coding sequence ATGCAAGATAAAAAATATGGATTTACATTAATTGAATTACTCATTGTTATAGCTATCCTTGGTATTTTAGCCACAACATTAGCCCCAAAGTTAAGGGAACAATTAGCCAAAGCAAAAGATGCAAAAGTTGTTAGTTTTCTGGGAGCGTCAAGAACTGGATACCAGGTTTTGTCTATGGAAAAAATGATTAACAATTCCAACGATTCTGTAGTTCCAACAGTTAAACTGAGCGAAATCCTTGATAAACTAGACACAAAGGCTTCTGCACTTATCAATCACGAATGGGGATGGTTAAGGGTAGGAGGATCAAAGAAAAATTTAACTTCTGAGTTAAAATATAGCGATACAGTTCATTTGATGTCAGGTAGTACTCACGATACCAAAAATATTTTTTATGAAAGTCAGTCTCAGCCTATCGATGAAGTAATAACTCTTGAACCTTTTTCTGAATATACACATAACAATATAGAAAAATACAGTACTGAAGGAATTCAATGGAATAAATATTAA
- a CDS encoding penicillin-binding protein activator LpoB, whose product MKKKLLIVALLALTLGACSNDGVSNVRKDDKIQSMRDYDSVQGVVSPKRKVVIAEFKNQTRFGSRRLGSSLTDVITTELVKSNRFIVLEREDLSKVMQEINFSNTLGQGQLASERKFQDADYVITGAITKYSVNTTGNKGIVSSSKTQRAEISFDMKMINVRTGEVVLSDQGEGVSDVEYGTTLGIGSTGGYDEGLEQEAFRAAAINVMDNIIKTVDKTPWMANVAKVSGNKLYINAGQKSNVEIGTKLGVYKQGEKIEFNGKFLGFEENKVGEAKVVDYLGEDAAILEYKGETFNIPGVVKLMK is encoded by the coding sequence ATGAAAAAAAAACTATTAATAGTTGCTCTATTAGCATTGACACTAGGTGCTTGTTCTAACGATGGTGTATCTAATGTAAGGAAAGATGATAAGATCCAAAGTATGAGAGATTACGATTCTGTACAAGGGGTAGTATCTCCTAAGAGAAAAGTTGTCATAGCTGAGTTTAAGAATCAGACTAGATTTGGCAGCAGAAGATTGGGAAGCAGCTTAACTGATGTTATCACTACAGAACTGGTAAAAAGTAACAGATTTATTGTTTTAGAGAGGGAAGATCTATCTAAAGTAATGCAGGAGATTAATTTTTCTAATACTCTGGGACAGGGGCAGTTAGCATCTGAAAGAAAGTTCCAGGATGCAGACTATGTTATAACAGGTGCGATCACTAAATATTCCGTAAATACAACTGGAAATAAAGGGATCGTTTCTAGCAGCAAAACTCAAAGAGCCGAGATCTCATTTGACATGAAGATGATAAATGTAAGAACTGGAGAAGTAGTTCTCTCTGATCAAGGAGAGGGTGTCTCAGACGTTGAGTATGGAACTACTTTAGGTATAGGGAGTACAGGTGGATATGATGAAGGCCTAGAACAAGAAGCCTTTAGAGCCGCAGCTATAAACGTTATGGACAACATTATAAAAACTGTCGATAAAACACCTTGGATGGCAAATGTAGCTAAGGTCTCTGGAAATAAACTTTATATCAATGCAGGTCAAAAAAGTAATGTAGAAATAGGTACAAAATTAGGTGTCTATAAACAGGGAGAAAAAATCGAATTCAACGGCAAATTCTTAGGATTTGAAGAGAATAAAGTAGGAGAAGCAAAGGTAGTAGATTATCTAGGTGAAGATGCTGCTATCTTAGAGTATAAAGGGGAAACTTTCAATATTCCTGGCGTAGTAAAGTTGATGAAGTAG
- the sepF gene encoding cell division protein SepF, producing MSDIIFIKPKSFEDSKRIVNYIVEDKILHINLTSSDKKMYQRVLDFISGAVYLKDAKLLNPAENIYLSIPKETSFSWGEEDGENKSKVNLVDLRYDEEEEIKPVF from the coding sequence ATGAGCGATATTATTTTTATAAAGCCTAAAAGTTTTGAAGATTCTAAAAGAATAGTAAATTATATTGTAGAAGATAAAATTTTACATATCAATTTGACTTCATCAGATAAAAAAATGTACCAAAGAGTATTGGATTTTATAAGCGGAGCAGTTTATCTAAAGGATGCAAAATTACTCAATCCTGCAGAAAATATCTATCTTTCTATACCAAAAGAAACTTCATTTTCATGGGGTGAAGAGGATGGAGAAAACAAGAGCAAGGTTAATTTAGTAGATCTAAGATATGATGAAGAAGAAGAAATAAAGCCTGTTTTTTAA
- a CDS encoding bifunctional folylpolyglutamate synthase/dihydrofolate synthase → MNIDKTLEELYSLTNMGIKLGLDNIKNILKLMGNPQDSYKILHIAGTNGKGSTASILEASLLEAGYKVGKYTSPHIEKFNERIVVDREQISDERICSYYKRIRTLIEVNDLHPTFFEITTAMMFDYFKDCGCEYVVLETGLGGRFDATNVCHPEISIITNISMDHVNILGDNLNDIAFEKCGIIKDSPVIVADSKPELIAAVEEKTKDYVDVIKKYGDVKFELTEDFKTKIYIDNMEFNLSLYGEYQINNFLGAYEALKKIGIPDQNIQDAVSKVSWPGRFEIYSKEDPIIILDGAHNVDAASRLKENILSKYRKGDIVTLVSILEDKDRDGILEEISKFSDEIIFTSLEDFHRGTSGSELVDLVPDFKDQIVEDNLMKAFDLAKKTNKIIVICGSFYLLSKFKKTIQMR, encoded by the coding sequence ATGAATATAGATAAAACCTTAGAAGAACTTTACTCCCTTACTAATATGGGAATAAAGTTGGGACTAGACAATATAAAAAATATATTAAAATTAATGGGAAACCCCCAGGACAGCTATAAAATCCTGCACATTGCAGGAACCAATGGTAAGGGGTCTACAGCAAGTATTTTAGAAGCCAGCCTATTAGAAGCAGGTTATAAGGTAGGAAAGTATACCTCACCTCATATTGAAAAATTCAATGAAAGAATTGTAGTAGATAGGGAACAAATATCAGATGAAAGAATATGCTCCTACTATAAAAGAATAAGAACCTTAATTGAAGTCAATGATCTACATCCAACCTTCTTTGAGATCACTACTGCAATGATGTTTGATTACTTTAAAGATTGCGGCTGTGAATATGTGGTTTTAGAGACCGGTTTAGGAGGCCGTTTTGATGCAACCAATGTTTGTCATCCTGAAATTTCTATAATCACCAATATATCCATGGATCATGTAAATATTTTAGGTGATAATCTGAATGATATAGCTTTTGAAAAATGTGGTATTATCAAAGACAGCCCTGTTATAGTTGCTGATTCTAAACCAGAATTAATAGCAGCTGTTGAGGAAAAAACTAAAGACTATGTTGATGTGATAAAAAAATATGGTGATGTAAAATTTGAACTGACAGAAGATTTTAAAACTAAAATTTATATAGATAATATGGAATTTAACCTGTCTCTTTATGGAGAGTATCAAATAAATAATTTTTTAGGAGCATATGAAGCCTTAAAAAAAATAGGAATACCAGATCAAAATATACAGGATGCAGTATCTAAAGTTTCTTGGCCTGGCAGGTTTGAGATCTATTCCAAAGAGGATCCAATCATAATATTAGACGGTGCTCATAATGTAGATGCTGCATCTAGATTAAAGGAAAATATCTTATCTAAATATAGAAAGGGAGATATCGTTACTTTGGTCTCTATCTTAGAAGATAAAGACAGAGATGGTATCCTAGAGGAAATTTCAAAATTTAGTGATGAGATAATATTTACATCATTAGAGGATTTTCATAGGGGGACTTCAGGAAGTGAATTAGTAGATCTAGTACCTGATTTTAAAGATCAAATAGTAGAAGATAATCTCATGAAAGCTTTTGACCTAGCTAAAAAAACAAATAAAATTATTGTTATCTGCGGATCATTTTATTTGTTATCCAAATTCAAAAAAACTATTCAAATGAGGTAG
- a CDS encoding bifunctional oligoribonuclease/PAP phosphatase NrnA produces the protein MNNKFSNILEVIKKSNRILITGHTSPDGDAIGSGLALLLALNKLNETLRKETEEKGEIYLDKTLRFILDDKTPKNLKFLTHSILIEEFENYNSKYDFDLMICLDSGNFDRIGRVGELKGEDTKVINIDHHISNDRFGDYNYVGDISSTSEILFDFIKEAGIELDHGIAESLYTGIVNDTGNFKHSNTTKKVFRIASELVEYGVEPNEVIKNFFNTKSMGKLKLTGRVLSDFKFVDNLKLVYYYISETELAELGAGKDDTSGLGELLLSYEDASVSLFLKEDKGHIKGSFRSKYAVDVNALAGLFGGGGHIKAAGFKTDKSSHEILDIIIKNMSSGGK, from the coding sequence ATGAACAATAAGTTTAGTAATATATTAGAAGTTATAAAAAAAAGTAACAGAATATTAATTACAGGACATACCAGCCCTGATGGAGATGCTATAGGAAGTGGTTTGGCTCTCCTTTTAGCTCTCAACAAATTAAATGAAACTTTGAGAAAAGAAACTGAAGAGAAAGGTGAAATCTATTTAGATAAAACTTTAAGGTTTATTTTAGATGATAAAACTCCTAAAAATTTAAAGTTTTTAACCCACTCTATTCTAATCGAAGAATTTGAAAACTATAACTCAAAATATGATTTTGATCTTATGATCTGCCTTGACAGTGGTAATTTTGACAGAATTGGAAGGGTAGGAGAATTAAAGGGTGAAGATACTAAAGTTATAAATATCGATCACCATATCAGCAATGACAGGTTTGGAGACTATAACTATGTTGGAGATATTTCATCTACTTCGGAAATTTTATTCGATTTTATCAAAGAGGCTGGGATTGAACTAGACCATGGGATAGCAGAATCTCTCTACACAGGAATAGTAAATGATACCGGTAATTTTAAACATTCAAACACTACTAAGAAGGTCTTTAGAATAGCTTCCGAATTAGTGGAATATGGGGTAGAACCAAATGAAGTTATAAAGAATTTTTTCAATACTAAATCTATGGGGAAATTAAAGTTAACAGGAAGAGTTCTGTCTGACTTTAAATTTGTAGATAATCTGAAGTTGGTGTACTATTATATTAGTGAGACAGAACTAGCTGAATTAGGGGCTGGTAAAGATGATACCAGTGGTTTAGGAGAACTTCTTCTTTCATATGAAGATGCAAGTGTATCCCTCTTTCTCAAAGAGGATAAGGGTCATATCAAGGGGAGTTTCAGATCTAAATACGCTGTAGATGTAAATGCTTTGGCAGGTCTTTTCGGAGGCGGTGGTCATATTAAGGCTGCTGGATTTAAAACCGACAAAAGTTCCCATGAAATATTGGATATAATAATTAAAAATATGAGTTCAGGAGGCAAATAA
- the hprK gene encoding HPr(Ser) kinase/phosphatase, producing the protein MIKKFVRLSKLVKAFEFTVIYGGLDNLERKILLPTVHRVGAELTGFLVEGDELNKQLHVLGTEEMRYIDSLSSEVRKDRLKKYFSYNFPCIIVACDKDIHPDFIEYAKKHNKPLLTTKNKTAVIIRKLKYYLQRKLAPEIRVEDHVLIEILGIGVLIGGYEDARIGSTLELIERGHKYITDENLIIKKIGPDILLGENGFDKSNVKTHFYLGTGSENIDITNNYGIIATRRTKEINLYINLEKWDKRKFYDRLGIDKQFEEILGVQIPKLSLPVRRGRNLAVIIETAAINERLKQIGMNSSEYFLEETKKMIAFNKENKKGDKMNKNILTVKKIVEEFDLKVITGEEFLETTYITKTALHNPALALSGFYEVFYQNGSKSLQLFSQGELNFLKSLDDDVKYRNLNNFFDFDFPATIIADADEIEQCFIDLSREKKKIMLFSDKTSTQLTADLNQFLEKKFAPKITMHGVFVEMFGFGVLLTGKSGIGKSETALELIHRGHRLITDDKVTFHEHPSGMVIGKADKIPYFMELRGLGIIDIKALYGLGSVRKEKRLDAIIELKELKSDDYLTKTSTSKGIEVEVLGHPVDHAELYISSGRNAATMVETTIMNLIAIKYGYDPEKAYKGKVRHQEFI; encoded by the coding sequence ATGATTAAAAAATTTGTAAGATTATCAAAATTAGTAAAAGCTTTTGAATTCACTGTAATCTATGGGGGATTAGATAATCTAGAAAGAAAGATCTTACTCCCTACAGTGCATAGAGTAGGAGCTGAATTAACCGGGTTTTTAGTCGAGGGAGATGAACTCAATAAGCAGCTACACGTTTTGGGAACAGAGGAGATGAGGTATATTGATTCCCTCTCCTCAGAAGTGAGAAAGGACAGACTAAAAAAATATTTTTCCTATAATTTCCCTTGTATCATCGTAGCCTGTGATAAGGACATCCATCCTGATTTCATAGAATATGCTAAAAAACACAATAAACCTCTTTTGACTACTAAAAATAAAACTGCAGTTATCATAAGGAAATTAAAATATTATCTCCAAAGAAAATTAGCACCTGAAATAAGGGTAGAGGATCATGTTTTAATCGAAATCCTAGGAATAGGTGTTTTGATAGGCGGTTATGAGGATGCAAGAATTGGATCTACCCTGGAATTAATCGAAAGGGGCCACAAATATATTACAGATGAAAATTTAATCATTAAAAAAATCGGGCCCGATATCCTCTTAGGAGAAAATGGTTTTGATAAGAGTAACGTTAAAACACATTTTTATCTGGGAACAGGCAGTGAAAATATAGATATTACCAATAACTATGGGATCATTGCAACTCGGAGAACTAAGGAAATAAACCTATATATCAACCTGGAGAAATGGGATAAAAGAAAATTTTATGACAGATTGGGAATCGATAAACAATTCGAAGAGATCCTGGGAGTTCAAATTCCTAAGCTAAGTCTTCCTGTACGAAGAGGAAGAAATCTAGCTGTAATCATTGAAACGGCAGCTATAAACGAAAGGTTGAAACAAATTGGAATGAATTCTTCTGAATATTTTTTAGAGGAAACTAAAAAAATGATCGCTTTTAATAAAGAGAATAAGAAAGGTGATAAGATGAATAAAAATATTTTGACAGTAAAAAAAATAGTCGAGGAATTTGATCTAAAAGTTATTACAGGAGAGGAATTTTTAGAAACAACTTATATAACTAAGACTGCACTTCACAACCCTGCTTTGGCACTTTCTGGATTTTATGAAGTGTTTTATCAAAATGGTTCTAAGAGTTTACAACTATTTTCCCAAGGAGAATTAAATTTTTTAAAGAGTTTAGATGATGATGTTAAATATAGAAATTTAAACAATTTTTTTGATTTTGACTTTCCTGCTACGATAATAGCAGATGCAGATGAGATTGAACAATGTTTTATCGATCTATCCAGGGAAAAAAAGAAGATCATGTTATTTTCTGATAAAACTTCTACCCAGCTAACGGCAGATTTAAACCAATTTTTAGAAAAAAAGTTTGCTCCTAAAATCACCATGCATGGAGTTTTTGTTGAGATGTTTGGATTTGGTGTTCTCCTTACTGGTAAAAGTGGAATTGGTAAGAGTGAAACCGCTCTAGAGTTAATTCATAGAGGACATAGATTGATTACAGATGATAAAGTAACTTTCCATGAACATCCCAGTGGAATGGTCATAGGAAAAGCCGATAAAATTCCTTATTTTATGGAACTTAGAGGTCTCGGAATCATAGATATCAAAGCTCTTTATGGATTAGGATCTGTAAGAAAAGAAAAAAGATTGGATGCAATCATAGAACTGAAAGAATTGAAAAGTGATGATTACCTGACTAAAACTTCTACCTCTAAGGGTATCGAAGTCGAAGTTTTAGGTCATCCTGTAGACCATGCAGAACTATATATAAGTTCTGGAAGGAATGCTGCTACCATGGTAGAAACTACTATTATGAACTTAATAGCTATAAAATATGGTTATGATCCTGAAAAAGCATACAAGGGTAAAGTAAGACATCAAGAATTTATATAA
- the folB gene encoding dihydroneopterin aldolase, which produces MDKIIVKNIKAYGYHGALTEENILGQNFYADVTLYKPLQRAGLTDDLNKSISYVDVYYDVEDIIKNKKFKLIEALAEMIAHTLLVKYSIEKVEVEIRKPGAPINGSFDYVGVAITREAKNYEMD; this is translated from the coding sequence ATGGACAAAATAATAGTAAAAAATATAAAGGCATACGGATATCACGGTGCTTTAACTGAGGAAAATATACTGGGACAAAACTTTTATGCTGATGTAACCCTATATAAACCATTACAAAGGGCAGGTCTTACAGATGACCTAAATAAAAGTATCAGCTATGTAGATGTATATTATGATGTTGAAGATATCATAAAGAATAAAAAATTTAAATTGATAGAAGCTTTAGCTGAGATGATTGCTCATACTTTATTGGTAAAATACAGTATAGAAAAGGTCGAAGTAGAGATTAGAAAACCTGGCGCTCCTATAAATGGAAGTTTTGACTATGTAGGAGTAGCAATAACCAGAGAGGCTAAAAATTATGAGATGGACTAG
- a CDS encoding YitT family protein: MKRKVKTLAIDYFVINLGLIIAAIGIGLFIVPAKIVSGGVTGIATILYYTFNLSVGTSMLFINIPLFLVGVKTFGKEYGAKTLFGIIMLSFYIDLFRKLVGIDNVIDFTKGSNFLLAPLFGGILLGVGLGLVLKFGGSTGGTDIVAQMVNKITKIPVGYCMMINDTIIITSGIAIFGIEKGLYAIIAMFTTNVVINKIFEGVGYTKMVYIISDKYEFIRDIILKDIKKGGTAVSAKGLYTDESKSMIMTVLKNKEIRDLQALIKQVDPSAFIIISEVYEVLGEGFKSLD, from the coding sequence ATGAAAAGAAAGGTAAAAACGTTGGCAATAGATTATTTTGTAATTAATTTAGGGCTTATTATAGCTGCAATAGGAATAGGGTTATTTATCGTACCTGCAAAGATAGTCAGTGGCGGGGTAACAGGAATAGCAACTATCCTATACTATACATTTAATCTATCTGTTGGAACCAGTATGCTGTTTATCAATATTCCTCTATTTTTAGTAGGGGTTAAAACTTTTGGTAAGGAGTATGGTGCAAAAACATTGTTTGGAATCATAATGTTATCATTTTATATAGACCTTTTTAGAAAGCTTGTAGGAATAGATAACGTAATAGATTTTACAAAGGGGAGTAATTTTTTATTGGCACCACTCTTTGGAGGTATTCTATTAGGAGTAGGCCTGGGACTGGTTTTAAAATTTGGTGGCAGCACAGGGGGAACAGATATTGTAGCCCAGATGGTCAATAAAATTACTAAGATACCAGTGGGTTACTGTATGATGATCAATGATACTATTATTATAACCAGTGGAATCGCTATCTTTGGAATTGAAAAAGGATTGTATGCAATCATCGCAATGTTCACAACTAACGTAGTTATCAATAAGATCTTTGAAGGTGTCGGATACACTAAGATGGTCTATATTATAAGTGATAAATACGAATTTATAAGAGATATAATATTAAAGGATATAAAAAAAGGCGGAACAGCTGTATCAGCTAAGGGACTCTATACAGATGAGAGTAAATCAATGATTATGACTGTCTTGAAAAATAAGGAGATCAGAGATCTTCAGGCTCTCATAAAACAAGTGGATCCAAGTGCTTTTATAATCATCTCAGAAGTTTATGAAGTATTAGGTGAGGGTTTTAAATCACTGGATTAG